The Juglans microcarpa x Juglans regia isolate MS1-56 chromosome 2S, Jm3101_v1.0, whole genome shotgun sequence genome has a window encoding:
- the LOC121252495 gene encoding zinc finger CCCH domain-containing protein 48-like isoform X3, which produces MDLDSGSKRVFQRLGGPVDPKNQKVCYHWRAGYCNRRPCPFLHRELPPPSSNVTPFKRTHGFVDDSSGFSDPRSRTNYTGSTWGRSHGGANSRTVRKPERVFKVCKYWVQGNCGYGEQCRYLHSWSLGEGFSMLTQLEGHQKVKNLVVSGIALPSGSNKLYSGSKDETVRVWDCQSGQCMRVINLGAEVGCMISEGPWVFVGMPNFVKAWNTETNTELSLSGPIGEVYAMVVGNGLLFAGTQDGSILAWTFNAATNCFEPAASLKGHTRGVVSLVVGANRLYSGSMDCTIRVWNLETLQCMQTLKEHTEVVMSVLCWDQFLLSCSLDKTIKVWVATERGNLEVTYTHNEEQGLLTLCGMHDSEAKPILLCSSNDNSVHLYDLPSLVFS; this is translated from the exons ATGGACTTGGACAGCGGCAGCAAGCGCGTGTTCCAGCGGCTGGGTGGGCCCGTGGACCCCAAGAACCAAAAGGTCTGCTACCATTGGCGGGCGGGCTATTGCAACCGCCGCCCATGTCCGTTCCTGCACAGGGAATTGCCACCTCCCTCTTCCAACGTCACCCCCTTCAAGCGGACCCACGGCTTCGTCGATGACTCATCGGGCTTCTCGGATCCCCGCTCCAGGACCAATTACACCGGGTCGACGTGGGGCCGTTCCCACGGCGGTGCGAATAGTAGAACAGTTAGGAAGCCGGAGAGAGTTTTCAAGGTTTGTAAATATTGGGTTCAGGGGAATTGTGGGTACGGTGAGCAGTGTAGGTACTTGCATTCTTGGAGCTTGGGAGAAGGTTTTTCGATGCTAACACAGCTCGAGGGGCATCAAAAGGTCAAGAATTTG GTTGTGAGTGGGATTGCATTGCCATCCGGATCCAATAAGCTTTATAGTGGCAGTAAAGATGAGACTGTAAGGGTTTGGGATTGCCAGTCTGGGCAG TGTATGAGGGTGATTAATCTGGGTGCTGAAGTGGGTTGTATGATCAGTGAAGGTCCTTGGGTCTTCGTTGGGATGCCCAATTTTGTCAAG GCATGGAACACCGAAACTAACACTGAGCTGAGTCTTAGTGGGCCTATAGGAGAAGTTTATGCAATGGTTGTGGGCAACGGTTTGCTTTTTGCTGGTACGCAG GATGGGTCTATATTGGCATGGACGTTTAATGCAGCTACCAACTGTTTTGAACCAGCTGCATCACTTAAAGGTCATACCCGTGGAGTTGTTTCATTAGTAGTTGGAGCTAATAGGCTCTATTCTGGTTCAATGGACTGTACTATAAGA GTCTGGAACCTTGAAACTTTGCAGTGTATGCAGACACTTAAAGAACATACTGAAGTTGTGATGTCTGTTCTTTGCTGGGACCAGTTTCTATTATCATGTTCATTAGACAAAACAATAAAG gTGTGGGTTGCTACAGAAAGGGGAAATTTGGAAGTAACATACACTCACAATGAAGAGCAG